In Deltaproteobacteria bacterium, a single genomic region encodes these proteins:
- a CDS encoding cytochrome c — protein sequence MASLLVALAACGESAPRFTAPMTLGGVEVPAAVLDAGARVYEMRCASCHGPDGSGNGSAGRALKVPPRDFRTAEFRYSSTPAGELPSDDDLMATVRDGRIDNGMPAWNTLTPDDLHAVVQYIKTFSPRWAQAPSSAP from the coding sequence ATGGCGTCGTTGTTGGTGGCGTTGGCCGCCTGCGGCGAGTCGGCCCCCCGCTTCACGGCGCCCATGACCCTGGGTGGGGTCGAGGTCCCGGCCGCGGTGCTCGACGCCGGCGCACGGGTGTACGAGATGCGCTGCGCGAGCTGCCACGGCCCCGACGGCTCCGGCAACGGCAGCGCCGGCCGGGCGCTGAAGGTCCCGCCGCGTGACTTTCGCACGGCCGAGTTCCGCTACTCGTCGACGCCGGCGGGCGAGCTGCCGAGCGACGACGACCTCATGGCCACGGTCCGCGACGGCCGCATCGACAACGGCATGCCCGCGTGGAACACCCTCACGCCCGACGACCTGCACGCCGTCGTGCAGTACATCAAGACCTTCTCACCCCGGTGGGCGCAGGCGCCCTCGAGCGCGCCGTGA